A window of Sutcliffiella cohnii contains these coding sequences:
- a CDS encoding catalase, with protein MAENKENNVSNDDQNRETLTTRQGHPVFDNQNIRTIGDRGPATLENYHFIEKISHFDREEVPERVVHARGTGAFGYFETYGKVGDEPVEKYTRAKVFSGAGKKTPLMVRFSTVAGAKDSPETARDPRGFAVKMYTEDGNWDLVGNNLKIFFIRDAMKFPDMIHAFKADPVSNVPNPQRMFDFVSKTPEATHMITFLFSPWGIPATYRHMQGSGVNTYKWVNAEGEAVLVKYHWEPKQGIRNLTQEEAEAIQAKNVGHATQDLFEAIERGEYPEWELFVQIMEDDYHPELDFDPLDDTKLWPEDKFPWLPVGRMVLDRNPKDFHAEIEQAAFGTGVLVDGMDFSDDKMLQGRTFSYSDTQRYRVGANYLQLPVNAPKTEVHTNQQRGQMDQRSPEEFGDNPHINYEPSMLGGLKEADTTGRAPHRPTYNAAAMTAPIDRPNNYGQAGHTYRSLEDWERDELIKNLSDALAVCDKKIQEAMIEHFTKADEEYGRRVQEGIAKKMKELEAMHQEDLVPGREAGHTKFGQGTLDANEATKDAVKKSHEADPY; from the coding sequence TTGGCTGAGAATAAAGAGAACAATGTCTCAAACGATGATCAAAATCGTGAAACGTTAACAACACGCCAAGGGCACCCAGTGTTTGATAATCAGAACATACGAACTATTGGAGACCGTGGTCCAGCAACACTCGAGAATTATCATTTTATTGAAAAAATATCCCATTTCGATCGTGAAGAAGTGCCAGAGCGAGTGGTGCACGCGCGGGGAACTGGAGCGTTTGGCTATTTTGAAACGTACGGAAAAGTTGGCGATGAACCAGTTGAAAAGTATACTCGTGCTAAAGTATTTTCAGGAGCGGGAAAGAAAACGCCATTAATGGTTCGCTTTTCAACAGTAGCTGGTGCGAAAGATTCACCTGAAACGGCAAGAGATCCACGTGGTTTTGCTGTGAAAATGTACACGGAGGATGGCAACTGGGATTTAGTCGGGAACAATCTTAAAATCTTCTTTATCCGCGATGCGATGAAGTTCCCTGATATGATTCACGCGTTTAAAGCTGACCCAGTTTCGAACGTGCCAAATCCGCAACGGATGTTTGATTTCGTTTCCAAGACACCTGAAGCTACACATATGATTACGTTCCTTTTCTCACCGTGGGGAATTCCTGCTACATACCGTCACATGCAAGGGTCTGGAGTTAATACTTATAAATGGGTGAATGCGGAGGGCGAGGCTGTTCTTGTAAAATATCATTGGGAGCCGAAGCAAGGTATTCGCAATTTAACGCAAGAAGAGGCAGAGGCGATTCAAGCAAAAAATGTTGGTCATGCAACTCAAGATTTGTTTGAAGCAATTGAGCGCGGTGAGTATCCGGAATGGGAATTGTTTGTACAGATCATGGAGGATGATTACCACCCAGAGCTCGATTTTGACCCACTTGATGATACGAAACTTTGGCCAGAGGATAAGTTTCCGTGGTTACCAGTAGGACGGATGGTATTAGATCGTAATCCGAAAGATTTTCATGCAGAAATCGAACAAGCAGCCTTTGGTACAGGTGTTCTTGTAGATGGAATGGATTTTTCGGATGATAAAATGCTGCAAGGTCGTACTTTTTCCTATTCCGATACGCAGCGATATCGCGTTGGTGCGAACTACTTACAATTACCTGTGAACGCGCCTAAAACAGAGGTACATACGAATCAACAACGTGGGCAAATGGATCAACGTAGTCCAGAAGAATTTGGGGATAATCCACATATTAACTATGAACCGTCGATGCTTGGTGGCCTTAAGGAAGCAGATACAACGGGTCGTGCTCCACACCGACCAACGTATAATGCTGCGGCGATGACGGCACCAATTGATCGTCCTAATAACTATGGGCAAGCAGGTCATACGTACCGTAGTTTAGAGGATTGGGAACGAGACGAGCTTATTAAAAACTTATCAGATGCATTAGCGGTTTGTGACAAAAAAATTCAAGAGGCGATGATTGAGCATTTCACAAAAGCTGATGAGGAGTATGGGCGTCGCGTTCAAGAAGGTATTGCAAAGAAAATGAAAGAATTAGAAGCGATGCATCAAGAAGACCTTGTTCCTGGTCGTGAAGCAGGGCATACGAAATTTGGTCAAGGCACATTAGATGCAAACGAAGCTACTAAGGATGCTGTAAAGAAAAGTCACGAAGCAGATCCATATTAA
- a CDS encoding nitroreductase family protein — MDVLKAIRTRRSFGLVKDEKIDREIIEQILEAGTWAPCHYRTEPWRFFVLEGEGRKKLGEVLEQIAKNNGEEDEIKLEKTRAKPLRAPLIITVAVEPSDHPEALHLEEIGAVYAAIQNMLLAAHSLGLASIWRTGKPTYDPLMKQFFGLSEDGEVLGFLYIGYPKRYMPDGKRKSFEDVTKWIN; from the coding sequence GTGGACGTATTGAAGGCAATTAGAACACGAAGAAGCTTTGGTCTTGTAAAGGATGAAAAAATAGATAGAGAGATAATAGAACAAATATTAGAAGCTGGAACTTGGGCTCCATGTCATTATCGAACAGAACCGTGGCGTTTTTTTGTTCTAGAAGGAGAAGGAAGAAAGAAACTTGGTGAGGTATTAGAGCAAATAGCAAAAAATAATGGTGAAGAGGATGAAATAAAGCTAGAGAAAACAAGAGCAAAACCATTACGAGCACCACTAATTATTACAGTAGCTGTAGAACCAAGTGATCACCCGGAAGCTCTCCATTTAGAAGAAATCGGTGCTGTATATGCAGCAATCCAAAATATGTTGTTAGCGGCGCATAGCTTAGGATTAGCAAGTATTTGGAGAACAGGGAAACCGACTTATGATCCTTTAATGAAACAATTTTTCGGTTTGTCGGAAGATGGAGAAGTCCTAGGCTTTCTTTATATTGGTTATCCAAAACGTTACATGCCTGATGGAAAGAGAAAGTCATTTGAAGACGTGACGAAGTGGATAAATTAA
- a CDS encoding NUDIX domain-containing protein encodes MHIRNSAKAIIMSDNKVLLTKNVDDDGYFYLFPGGGQEHGETLHETVTRECMEEIGEQVDVGNLVHIREYIGKNHEYSSVDSDFHQVEFYFVCTIKQEGCTLPSNPDSHQVGIEWVAVNDLQNYRIYPKELTRYMLNLLINEKSPIYLGDIN; translated from the coding sequence ATGCACATTAGAAATTCAGCTAAAGCGATAATTATGTCAGATAACAAAGTTTTATTAACGAAAAACGTAGATGATGATGGCTATTTTTATCTGTTTCCTGGTGGGGGTCAGGAGCATGGTGAAACACTTCATGAAACAGTAACGAGAGAGTGCATGGAAGAAATAGGGGAACAAGTGGATGTAGGGAATCTAGTACATATTCGTGAATATATTGGTAAAAATCATGAGTATTCTTCAGTTGATTCAGATTTCCACCAAGTAGAATTTTACTTCGTTTGTACTATTAAACAGGAAGGTTGTACATTGCCAAGTAATCCCGATAGTCATCAAGTGGGGATAGAATGGGTTGCTGTTAACGATTTACAAAATTATAGAATTTACCCAAAGGAATTAACACGATACATGTTGAATCTTTTAATTAATGAAAAATCACCAATTTATTTAGGGGATATTAACTAA
- a CDS encoding DNA topology modulation protein, with amino-acid sequence MKKIIIIGSGGAGKSTLAKHLGEKLGIKVFHLDALLWKPNWVGVPREEQIQVQNELVKNEQWIIDGNYGATMDIRLQAADTIILLDYHRTICVYRAFKRMVKYRKKTRPDMGEGCEERIDFSFIKWIWNYPKTKRPEVINKLKQLSKEKNVIVLKTPRETRKFLQTLK; translated from the coding sequence ATGAAAAAGATTATTATCATTGGCTCTGGAGGAGCGGGAAAATCTACATTGGCAAAACATCTAGGTGAAAAATTAGGAATAAAGGTTTTTCATCTAGATGCATTGTTGTGGAAACCGAATTGGGTTGGTGTTCCGAGAGAGGAACAAATCCAGGTTCAAAATGAATTAGTAAAAAATGAACAATGGATTATTGACGGCAACTACGGTGCGACGATGGATATAAGACTTCAAGCGGCCGATACAATAATTCTGCTCGATTATCATCGAACGATTTGTGTTTACCGTGCTTTTAAAAGAATGGTAAAATACCGTAAAAAAACAAGACCAGATATGGGAGAAGGCTGCGAAGAAAGGATAGATTTTTCATTTATAAAATGGATTTGGAACTATCCAAAAACGAAAAGACCCGAAGTGATAAATAAGCTTAAGCAATTATCAAAAGAGAAAAATGTCATCGTTTTAAAGACACCGAGGGAAACAAGGAAGTTTTTACAAACATTAAAATAA
- a CDS encoding class I SAM-dependent methyltransferase, whose protein sequence is MTLNNSEEYNDPILYDKENEAYLPELLLLLKWAEKQKGTIIDIACGTGRVTIPIAKAGHKVIGVDIHSGMLAEARNKTTNLNVDINWMEQDCSNLNLGLKSNLLYTVGNSFQHFLTNEDQDGLLSSVNNHLEMNGIFIFGTRFPSAEELLQPTSEEYWRSYTDNEALVDVYTISHYDSLQQIQHYTTIRKYKNKEGQIIDEKRTNISLRYVYPKEMERTLRLHGFEIINVYGDWKETPLTKDSHEMIYVCKKIR, encoded by the coding sequence ATGACGTTAAACAACTCTGAAGAATATAACGACCCAATTTTGTACGATAAGGAAAATGAAGCATATTTGCCGGAGTTACTCTTACTATTAAAATGGGCAGAAAAGCAGAAAGGGACAATCATTGATATCGCTTGTGGAACAGGAAGAGTCACTATTCCTATCGCAAAAGCGGGCCACAAAGTGATAGGAGTAGACATACATAGTGGAATGTTAGCAGAAGCTCGCAACAAAACTACCAATCTTAATGTTGATATAAATTGGATGGAACAGGACTGTTCTAATCTAAACTTAGGTTTGAAGAGTAATCTCCTATATACAGTTGGGAATTCATTTCAACATTTCCTTACCAATGAGGATCAGGATGGGTTATTGTCTTCCGTAAATAACCATTTAGAAATGAACGGCATTTTCATTTTTGGTACTCGTTTCCCAAGTGCGGAAGAGTTGCTACAACCAACCTCAGAAGAATATTGGCGTTCCTACACGGACAATGAAGCGTTAGTCGATGTGTATACGATCAGCCACTATGATTCGCTTCAGCAAATTCAACACTATACGACGATTCGAAAGTACAAAAACAAAGAAGGACAGATTATTGACGAAAAGAGAACAAACATTAGTTTAAGATACGTATACCCGAAAGAAATGGAAAGAACATTACGTTTGCATGGTTTTGAAATAATAAACGTATATGGTGATTGGAAAGAAACTCCCTTAACGAAAGATAGTCATGAAATGATTTATGTGTGTAAAAAAATTAGATAA
- a CDS encoding cell division protein FtsZ: MQTIERICQRDSFSLDKPVETILESDHLSFVRFIGGNASETEELVNHLHSLKEKDKLLIGVFRFPFAFEGKKRTHTAACQYFRMKELCDAVMYFHSDSLMNMIDSSTPIRDALMIFNSIEDYTIDSLLQLIDKTGDMNIDLHDIKSFVNQYEGPLFIHTVEGDSLDQPLKYLITTPYLPEDFFDGKQLIINIGYTRDVDMETFRQLNLRLHDLFSKADIFKIGSYYIDEPDRRFKLTLIVNGMNDPIEAPDNYKKIPKYNNLLRKWHRMTELGRKKFNLLKS; this comes from the coding sequence ATGCAAACTATTGAAAGAATTTGTCAGCGTGACTCTTTTTCATTGGACAAGCCTGTTGAAACGATCCTCGAATCCGATCATTTATCCTTTGTACGATTTATTGGCGGTAACGCGAGTGAGACAGAAGAATTAGTGAACCATCTACATTCTTTAAAAGAGAAAGACAAATTACTCATTGGTGTATTCCGCTTTCCGTTTGCGTTTGAAGGAAAAAAACGAACTCATACAGCTGCGTGCCAATATTTTAGAATGAAAGAACTTTGTGATGCAGTTATGTATTTTCATAGTGATTCTTTAATGAACATGATCGACAGTAGTACACCTATTCGTGATGCATTAATGATTTTTAATTCTATCGAAGACTACACAATCGACTCTCTTTTGCAACTGATTGACAAAACAGGTGATATGAATATTGACTTACACGATATTAAATCATTTGTTAACCAATACGAAGGACCATTATTTATACATACGGTTGAAGGTGATTCGTTAGATCAACCATTGAAATATTTAATCACGACACCATATTTACCAGAAGATTTTTTCGATGGAAAACAACTCATTATAAATATTGGCTATACAAGAGATGTGGATATGGAGACGTTTCGCCAACTCAACCTACGCCTGCATGACCTTTTTTCCAAAGCTGACATCTTTAAAATTGGCTCCTACTATATCGATGAACCTGACCGACGATTCAAATTAACGTTAATAGTGAATGGCATGAATGATCCTATTGAAGCTCCTGATAATTATAAAAAAATCCCCAAGTACAACAACCTCCTTAGAAAGTGGCACCGTATGACGGAATTGGGAAGAAAAAAGTTTAATCTATTAAAATCATAA
- a CDS encoding RNA polymerase sigma factor: MSSELDIEKLYVQYHRDIYQFALYFSSNKQDAEDITQETFIKAMKNIHSLNDASRAKYWLLSITKYTAIDHLRKKKLRSLLPNVIEKISRQENNDSLDDGLLLKEKWEEIQMVLLKIKPHYRSLLILRGIQELTIKETADVLGCTELKVRVDFHRAVKVLKKELHILEGGSPNEQERKSISRS, from the coding sequence GTGAGTAGTGAGTTGGACATTGAAAAGTTGTATGTGCAATATCATAGAGATATTTATCAGTTTGCACTTTATTTCTCCAGCAACAAGCAGGATGCGGAGGATATTACGCAAGAAACGTTTATAAAAGCGATGAAAAATATACATTCATTAAATGATGCTAGCCGGGCGAAATATTGGCTACTTTCCATTACGAAGTATACCGCAATTGACCATTTGCGTAAAAAGAAATTAAGGTCGTTATTACCTAACGTAATAGAGAAGATTTCTAGACAAGAAAATAATGATTCATTGGATGATGGATTACTTTTAAAGGAGAAATGGGAAGAGATTCAAATGGTGCTTTTGAAAATAAAGCCTCATTATCGTAGTTTATTAATACTACGTGGAATACAAGAATTAACGATAAAAGAGACTGCGGACGTGTTAGGTTGCACAGAATTAAAAGTGCGAGTCGATTTTCACCGTGCTGTGAAAGTGTTAAAAAAGGAATTACACATATTGGAAGGAGGGAGTCCAAATGAACAAGAACGAAAATCCATTTCAAGAAGCTAA
- a CDS encoding serine/threonine protein kinase, with translation MLNRTFKNGTLLHERYILKEFIGQGSYGLTYLALDQTSRNIVVVKQNRVRWKKNSRNMLVKEAEFLASLQHPSIPKFIDIFTEKKRSYLVMEYIEGKNFEDLVLSDGQKYNEHESLTIFSQVLNIVKYIHSKQINHQDLRLPNIIKNLNRLYIIDFGLAVHNKESALTKDFESLGHFLLFLLYSTFEPTSKMERCWEQELEIQEDTKRLIRKLFRSDAAYKNVDEIMLEVKKILLTFNDTDK, from the coding sequence ATGCTAAATAGAACATTTAAAAACGGTACACTACTACATGAACGTTACATTTTAAAAGAATTCATCGGTCAAGGTAGTTACGGCTTAACTTATTTAGCTCTCGATCAAACAAGTAGAAATATAGTCGTAGTAAAACAGAATAGAGTTAGATGGAAAAAGAATAGTAGGAATATGCTTGTTAAAGAAGCAGAATTTCTGGCATCTCTTCAACACCCTTCCATTCCTAAATTTATCGATATTTTTACTGAGAAGAAAAGATCCTATCTTGTGATGGAATATATAGAAGGAAAAAACTTCGAAGACCTAGTGCTAAGCGATGGCCAAAAGTATAATGAACACGAAAGCTTAACCATATTTTCACAAGTGTTAAACATCGTAAAATACATTCATTCCAAGCAAATCAACCATCAAGATTTGCGGCTTCCGAATATTATTAAGAACCTCAATCGTTTATATATCATTGATTTTGGACTTGCAGTTCATAACAAGGAAAGTGCTCTCACAAAAGATTTCGAATCGCTAGGTCACTTTCTCTTATTTTTACTATACTCTACGTTTGAGCCTACTTCTAAAATGGAGCGGTGTTGGGAGCAAGAATTAGAAATACAGGAGGATACAAAACGACTAATTCGAAAGCTATTCAGATCCGATGCTGCCTATAAAAATGTAGATGAAATTATGTTGGAAGTAAAAAAAATATTACTTACATTTAATGATACAGATAAATAA
- a CDS encoding DUF421 domain-containing protein has translation MLEFLQEQLLIFGRIITILPLLLLMTLFMGKRAIGELPIFDFLIIVILGAIVGADIADPSIHHLPTAIAIVTVAIFQRLIARWKIANRKVGRLLTFEPTIVIQDGKFIDKHMKKERYSMDNILQMLREKDVFDINEVETAIIEPNGALSVLKKPEKNTVTREDMNIQKPTSTLALPVIMEGTVYRDVLAEFQLDEAWLRQQLANHGVHELHKVFFASINKQKEVHFSLKDENSVAIPMLRH, from the coding sequence ATTTTGGAATTTTTACAGGAGCAACTATTAATTTTCGGACGTATTATTACCATTCTACCTCTTCTATTACTCATGACGTTGTTTATGGGAAAGCGAGCGATTGGAGAGCTTCCGATATTTGACTTCCTAATTATTGTTATATTAGGTGCTATCGTTGGTGCAGATATTGCCGATCCTAGCATTCACCATCTCCCGACTGCGATCGCTATTGTTACGGTTGCAATTTTCCAGCGTCTCATCGCACGGTGGAAAATTGCAAATCGAAAAGTAGGGAGATTGCTAACCTTTGAGCCAACTATCGTCATTCAAGATGGGAAGTTTATCGACAAACATATGAAAAAAGAGCGCTATTCAATGGATAACATATTGCAAATGCTTCGAGAAAAAGATGTTTTTGACATTAACGAAGTGGAAACGGCGATTATTGAGCCAAACGGGGCATTAAGCGTTCTTAAAAAGCCTGAAAAAAACACAGTTACTCGTGAAGATATGAACATCCAAAAGCCTACTTCTACGCTAGCACTTCCTGTTATTATGGAAGGAACTGTATATAGAGACGTTTTAGCTGAATTCCAATTAGACGAAGCTTGGTTAAGACAGCAGTTGGCCAATCATGGAGTACACGAGCTTCATAAAGTCTTTTTTGCTTCCATTAATAAGCAGAAAGAAGTACATTTTTCATTAAAAGATGAAAACAGCGTAGCCATTCCGATGTTACGACATTAG
- a CDS encoding GNAT family N-acetyltransferase, whose amino-acid sequence MLFNSKRVSLRKMSIDDIELYHSWRNNMEVMISTNPSLDVYSLEETKSFVENVILGSSSSKSYIIHHKRSEKAIGITSLINIDLKNRNAECIIDIGDKEYWGHGYGKEALKLLLDYAFLELNLHRVSLRVFSFNEKAISLYQKIGFQQEGVSRQALFRNGQWHDIVHMGLLQSEYN is encoded by the coding sequence ATTTTGTTTAATTCGAAGAGAGTTAGTTTAAGAAAAATGAGTATAGATGATATTGAGTTATACCACTCTTGGCGAAATAACATGGAAGTCATGATTTCTACAAACCCATCGTTAGATGTGTACTCATTAGAGGAAACGAAGAGTTTTGTAGAAAATGTAATTTTAGGATCTTCTTCATCGAAAAGCTATATTATTCACCATAAAAGAAGCGAAAAAGCGATTGGTATCACCTCTCTCATCAACATCGACCTAAAGAACAGAAATGCGGAATGTATTATTGATATTGGGGATAAAGAGTATTGGGGGCATGGATATGGAAAGGAAGCGTTAAAGCTATTACTGGACTATGCCTTCCTTGAACTGAATTTACACCGTGTTTCGTTACGCGTGTTTTCCTTTAACGAAAAAGCAATTAGCTTATACCAAAAAATTGGCTTCCAACAAGAAGGTGTTAGCCGACAAGCTCTATTTAGAAATGGACAATGGCATGACATAGTTCATATGGGGTTGTTGCAAAGTGAATATAATTAA